A DNA window from Nitrospira sp. contains the following coding sequences:
- a CDS encoding hypothetical protein (Evidence 5 : Unknown function; MaGe:77307903), translated as MPTNQPIHTIDGDTLRMGSERIRLRGIDTPELNEPRGPEARQRLEQLLQEGPIRIVPHGQDVYGRTVADVFANGRNVAEVLKSEGFTKPG; from the coding sequence ATGCCCACCAACCAGCCCATCCACACCATCGACGGCGATACGTTGCGCATGGGATCGGAGCGCATCAGACTTCGCGGCATCGACACACCGGAACTCAACGAGCCACGCGGACCAGAAGCCCGCCAGCGGCTAGAGCAACTCCTGCAAGAAGGGCCTATCCGCATTGTGCCGCATGGCCAGGATGTCTACGGCCGAACCGTGGCCGACGTGTTTGCGAACGGAAGGAATGTGGCGGAGGTGCTGAAAAGCGAAGGGTTTACGAAACCAGGATAA
- a CDS encoding hypothetical protein (Evidence 5 : Unknown function; MaGe:77307904), with product MSYSSEQRPGVTRPTPPASQPPTKNRPSRKIATFVGTQRSAKTLLHRLCSPIADTIHKEAAPTDCPKVATKSRPTRNKRGLRL from the coding sequence TTGTCGTACTCATCGGAGCAACGGCCTGGTGTGACCAGGCCCACGCCGCCCGCCTCACAGCCTCCGACCAAGAATCGACCGTCCAGAAAAATTGCGACCTTTGTTGGAACCCAGCGTTCAGCGAAAACTCTCCTCCATCGACTCTGCAGCCCCATCGCCGACACCATTCACAAGGAAGCCGCCCCCACCGATTGCCCAAAGGTCGCTACAAAATCACGCCCTACCAGAAACAAGCGCGGTCTTCGGCTTTAG
- a CDS encoding hypothetical protein (Evidence 4 : Unknown function but conserved in other organisms; MaGe:77307905) has protein sequence MDMMGRVGLIEVPILIAPDQKVWMDRMIKEGKIAIPPGGTLEKGSLYSMFIRMLLHNAMEEQKRQEVLDMDDEDDE, from the coding sequence ATGGATATGATGGGACGGGTGGGGCTGATCGAGGTGCCGATCTTGATCGCCCCGGATCAAAAAGTCTGGATGGATCGCATGATCAAGGAAGGGAAAATTGCGATTCCGCCTGGTGGGACACTCGAAAAAGGCTCGCTCTATTCGATGTTTATCCGGATGCTCCTGCATAACGCGATGGAAGAACAGAAGCGGCAGGAAGTGCTCGATATGGACGACGAGGACGACGAATAA
- a CDS encoding glutamate-1-semialdehyde aminotransferase (aminomutase) (Evidence 2a : Function from experimental evidences in other organisms; PubMedId 1643048, 2045363; Product type e : enzyme; MaGe:77307906) has protein sequence MKTTRSTQLFSAAQQLIPGGVNSPVRAFRSVGGQPRFIKRAKGATLYDVDGNRYLDYVLSWGPMILGHAAPAVIRTIKKAADNGTSYGAPTELEVTLARMIRDAFPSIEKVRLVSSGTEAVMSAIRVARGFTKRDNVLKFEGCYHGHSDYLLAKAGSGLATLGIPDSPGVPVDFAKHTLTAPYNDIAAVRKLVAEHRKNLACIILEPIAGNMGVVPPAPEFLSALRRLTAENDILLVFDEVISGFRVNYGGAQALYGITPDLTVLGKIIGGGLPVGAYGGRKEIMDLIAPSGPVYQAGTLSGNPLAVSAGIETLKQLKKKGVYKKLEAQSAALAKGIGQAAKKAGVPLIQTRVGSMLTAFFTSTPVSDWNTVKQADTARYGKYFHKMLDQGIYLAPSQFEAAFLSTAHSAQDIEKTIRAAHTAFKNL, from the coding sequence ATGAAAACTACTCGATCGACCCAGCTCTTTTCCGCGGCGCAACAACTCATTCCCGGTGGGGTCAATAGTCCCGTCCGAGCCTTCCGTTCAGTCGGCGGACAACCCCGATTCATCAAACGCGCCAAAGGAGCCACGCTCTACGACGTCGACGGCAACAGGTATCTCGACTATGTCCTCTCCTGGGGCCCCATGATCCTGGGACATGCCGCGCCGGCGGTCATCCGAACGATCAAGAAAGCCGCCGACAACGGCACTAGCTATGGCGCGCCTACGGAACTGGAAGTCACGCTCGCCCGCATGATTCGTGACGCATTCCCATCCATAGAGAAAGTGCGTCTGGTCAGTTCCGGCACCGAAGCTGTGATGAGCGCCATTCGTGTCGCTCGAGGCTTCACGAAACGGGACAATGTCCTGAAATTCGAAGGCTGTTACCACGGGCACAGCGACTATCTGCTCGCCAAAGCCGGTTCTGGCCTGGCGACATTAGGCATTCCCGATTCGCCGGGCGTGCCGGTCGATTTTGCCAAACACACGCTGACCGCCCCGTACAACGACATCGCCGCCGTGCGAAAACTGGTGGCTGAACACCGCAAGAACCTCGCCTGCATTATTCTGGAGCCGATCGCCGGCAATATGGGCGTCGTGCCTCCGGCGCCGGAGTTTCTCTCCGCGCTGCGCCGGCTGACGGCGGAAAATGACATCCTTCTCGTCTTTGACGAAGTGATTTCCGGATTTCGGGTGAATTACGGAGGCGCGCAGGCCCTCTATGGCATTACGCCGGACCTCACGGTCCTGGGGAAAATCATCGGCGGCGGCCTGCCGGTCGGCGCCTACGGCGGGCGGAAAGAGATCATGGATCTGATTGCGCCTTCAGGACCCGTGTATCAAGCGGGCACCCTCTCGGGCAATCCGCTGGCCGTCTCGGCAGGAATCGAAACGTTGAAGCAGCTGAAGAAAAAAGGCGTCTACAAGAAGCTTGAGGCGCAATCGGCGGCTCTGGCGAAAGGCATCGGGCAAGCCGCAAAGAAAGCGGGTGTTCCGTTGATCCAAACCCGCGTCGGCTCCATGCTCACGGCGTTCTTTACCTCAACGCCGGTCAGCGATTGGAATACCGTGAAGCAGGCCGATACCGCGCGCTACGGAAAGTATTTCCATAAGATGCTAGACCAGGGCATCTATCTGGCGCCGTCGCAATTTGAAGCGGCGTTCCTCTCCACCGCGCACAGCGCCCAGGACATCGAAAAAACCATCCGCGCCGCGCACACCGCCTTCAAAAACTTATAG
- a CDS encoding hypothetical protein (Evidence 5 : Unknown function; MaGe:77307907), giving the protein MSAPRTHHRHKLPLTPHYPGTSLAKYTQQELGRDVSSRSLSNFQVNRLHLATIGPSQSYLN; this is encoded by the coding sequence ATGTCGGCACCACGAACACACCACCGTCATAAGTTACCCCTCACTCCTCATTACCCCGGTACTTCGCTCGCCAAATACACACAGCAAGAGTTAGGCCGCGATGTCTCCAGTCGCTCTCTATCGAATTTTCAAGTGAATCGCCTTCATCTGGCTACAATAGGACCAAGCCAATCGTATCTAAATTGA
- a CDS encoding hypothetical protein (Evidence 4 : Unknown function but conserved in other organisms; MaGe:77307908) — protein sequence MSLMDQLGQAVGGMLGGNSNQNPLLQAVTSLLGQNSSVGGLAGLVQAFQKNGLGEIVNSWVSTGKNLPVTPQQIQQGLGSDLLKQLAAKAGISTEAAGAQLAGLLPDLVDKLTPTGKIEAGGLDQLLKMFQGK from the coding sequence ATGAGTCTCATGGATCAATTAGGGCAAGCGGTCGGCGGCATGCTCGGAGGAAACAGCAACCAAAACCCTTTGTTGCAAGCCGTAACCAGCTTACTCGGTCAGAATAGTTCGGTCGGAGGACTCGCAGGATTAGTTCAGGCCTTCCAAAAGAACGGCCTGGGCGAGATCGTGAACTCGTGGGTCAGCACGGGCAAGAATCTCCCTGTGACGCCTCAGCAAATTCAACAGGGCCTCGGCAGCGACCTGCTCAAACAACTGGCGGCAAAGGCCGGAATTTCGACCGAAGCCGCCGGCGCACAACTCGCCGGTCTGCTACCGGATCTCGTAGATAAGCTGACCCCGACCGGAAAAATTGAAGCCGGCGGACTCGATCAACTGCTGAAGATGTTTCAAGGAAAATAG
- a CDS encoding Putative Ribonuclease inhibitor Barstar (Modular protein) (Evidence 3 : Putative function from multiple computational evidences; MaGe:77307909), whose product MTLPRTLMSYLQTPHAPWSSLLVVPAGTTASAMVKPPAGFALRAIQGKKCSTPAGLFTEFARALSFPDYFGHNWDAMEECLADLEWLPAKGYVLLITDAQAVLPTDEDEYETLLEILSDAGEAWSNGHASGGSKAIAFHALFAVSPQEAPKRKHWGIDPAPMPDLLPPTKGRSSRPAKN is encoded by the coding sequence ATGACTCTACCGCGCACCCTGATGAGTTATCTCCAGACGCCGCACGCTCCCTGGTCGTCTCTGCTGGTCGTGCCGGCTGGCACAACCGCGTCCGCGATGGTCAAGCCTCCGGCTGGATTCGCGTTGCGCGCGATCCAGGGCAAAAAATGCTCGACGCCCGCCGGCCTGTTCACGGAATTTGCCCGCGCCTTGAGCTTCCCCGACTATTTCGGCCACAACTGGGACGCGATGGAGGAATGCCTCGCGGATTTGGAATGGCTGCCTGCGAAGGGTTATGTGCTGCTGATCACCGACGCACAGGCCGTCCTGCCTACTGACGAGGATGAATACGAAACACTGCTCGAAATCCTGAGCGATGCCGGGGAGGCCTGGAGCAACGGCCACGCGAGCGGAGGTTCTAAGGCGATTGCCTTTCATGCGCTCTTTGCGGTATCACCACAGGAAGCACCTAAGCGGAAACATTGGGGAATCGATCCAGCGCCGATGCCAGATCTCCTGCCCCCAACGAAAGGACGATCGTCTCGTCCTGCAAAGAATTAG
- a CDS encoding Putative Guanyl-specific ribonuclease Sa3 (Evidence 3 : Putative function from multiple computational evidences; MaGe:77307910), giving the protein MPFPRIRRFTQCLVAVFLLGLMVCAGLRAETGLTEPLMQSPPSSSAMAQDRSGTSMAPLKAQDLLKRLQERDGVPLPGYIGGRDFQNRERRLPRGRYREYDVNPKIRGRPRDAERLVIEQRTGKAYYTSDHYRTFTPLN; this is encoded by the coding sequence ATGCCGTTCCCTCGTATCCGACGTTTCACTCAGTGCCTTGTCGCCGTCTTCCTGCTGGGGCTGATGGTCTGCGCCGGACTGCGCGCGGAAACCGGCCTGACGGAACCGCTCATGCAATCCCCGCCATCGTCGTCGGCGATGGCGCAAGATCGCAGCGGCACCTCAATGGCGCCCCTCAAGGCGCAGGACCTGCTGAAGCGTTTGCAGGAACGGGATGGAGTCCCCCTGCCCGGCTATATCGGCGGACGGGACTTTCAAAACCGGGAGCGGCGATTGCCGCGCGGCCGCTATCGCGAATACGACGTGAATCCGAAAATTCGCGGCCGGCCGCGCGATGCGGAGCGGCTGGTCATCGAACAACGTACCGGCAAAGCGTATTATACCAGCGATCATTACCGAACCTTCACGCCTCTCAACTAG
- a CDS encoding hypothetical protein (Evidence 4 : Unknown function but conserved in other organisms; MaGe:77307911), producing MTSAMRGANIVLNSCAAREARPFLRRSVAVIALLVLLGSPVSGFAQSGSLNQSPTGIVKRYVGLDKKGARMDAMSFETLVPYIDWTEEPLWGRVVVIQDVTVPEDYRKWDVVNRLEVVIPVTFTVLGSVYLETAAFVPDAATEEVRFRVKAIRSKWRIVEPMIPPHIGLKRMIDLVRDAEVKEADVEKRGLLTALGETLRKVKP from the coding sequence ATGACGAGCGCCATGCGAGGAGCGAACATTGTGTTGAATTCATGTGCCGCCCGAGAAGCGCGTCCGTTCCTGCGCCGGTCGGTTGCCGTCATCGCGTTGCTTGTTCTGCTAGGCAGTCCCGTGTCGGGGTTTGCCCAGAGCGGCTCGCTCAATCAATCTCCGACCGGCATCGTCAAGCGCTATGTGGGGCTCGACAAGAAGGGTGCCCGCATGGACGCCATGTCGTTTGAAACGCTGGTGCCCTACATCGACTGGACCGAGGAGCCGTTGTGGGGGCGGGTCGTGGTGATTCAAGACGTCACGGTGCCGGAGGATTACCGGAAATGGGACGTCGTGAACCGGCTTGAAGTCGTGATTCCGGTCACCTTCACGGTTCTTGGCTCGGTGTATTTGGAAACGGCGGCATTTGTGCCGGACGCGGCCACGGAAGAAGTCCGATTTCGCGTCAAGGCCATCCGAAGCAAATGGCGGATCGTGGAGCCAATGATTCCCCCGCATATCGGGTTAAAACGGATGATCGATTTAGTGCGCGACGCGGAGGTCAAAGAAGCCGATGTCGAGAAGCGCGGCCTGCTGACGGCTCTGGGAGAAACATTGCGAAAGGTCAAGCCATGA
- a CDS encoding Phosphoglycolate phosphatase (MaGe:77307912): MTKTPVELLIFDLDGTLIESKWDIAYSVNLTLAELGLPERPLEEIFGFVGDGVKKLLRLAVGESSRVSFDEALAVFRRHYLEHCLDRTVFFPGIEPMLRHFSDKHKAVATNKSIEYTRVILNGLGAEYFPWVVGGDSGFGLKPEPGMLLHLLEQVKVPKERAVLVGDSTNDINGGHNAGIRVCAVGYGMGNREKMAACQPDWFIERPEQLMEIFT; the protein is encoded by the coding sequence ATGACGAAGACCCCGGTGGAGTTGTTGATATTCGATTTGGACGGCACGTTGATCGAATCGAAGTGGGACATTGCCTATTCGGTCAATCTCACGCTGGCCGAATTGGGGCTGCCGGAACGGCCGCTCGAAGAGATTTTCGGATTCGTTGGCGACGGGGTCAAGAAACTTCTGCGGCTGGCCGTTGGCGAGAGCAGCCGGGTGAGCTTCGACGAGGCCCTCGCCGTGTTTCGCCGCCACTATCTCGAACATTGTCTGGACCGCACGGTCTTTTTTCCAGGGATCGAGCCGATGTTGCGGCATTTTTCCGACAAGCACAAAGCCGTGGCGACGAATAAATCGATCGAATATACGCGCGTCATTCTCAATGGATTGGGCGCGGAGTATTTCCCCTGGGTCGTTGGAGGAGACAGCGGCTTTGGTCTGAAACCCGAGCCTGGTATGCTGTTGCACCTGCTGGAGCAGGTGAAGGTGCCCAAGGAGCGCGCCGTGCTGGTCGGCGACAGCACCAACGACATCAACGGCGGTCACAACGCCGGTATTCGGGTTTGTGCCGTCGGCTATGGGATGGGGAATCGTGAGAAGATGGCAGCCTGCCAGCCGGATTGGTTTATCGAACGGCCGGAACAACTGATGGAGATTTTTACATGA
- a CDS encoding Putative Peptidase M16 (Evidence 3 : Putative function from multiple computational evidences; MaGe:77307913), translated as MITHGAWSMRKVSLAVAVAVSLSVAPNPSMAEGPSLADRVIEHKLANGLTVLMVERHQTPVVSINITFGVGGVNEQVGQTGLAHLYEHMAFKGTRTVGTKDYEKEKLTLDELARAGTLLDRLQRELAQKGPAATAAEQAALDALQKQVADLQTQAGQYVVGNEVALLYQRHGGVGLNASTGKDLTRYTINLPANRLPVWAAIEADRMANPVLREFYKERGVVMEERRLRNDDSPNGLLFETFTSAAFRAHPYGVPTIGWGSDILSLTPAATEAFFKTYYGPNNATIALVGDIDPKETIALIENTFGKIPAANATPEIMTVEPEQRGERRVEVEFDAEPIVAIGYHKPGLGHPDDEVFDVIDEILTDGLTSRLQTVLVREKRLAMSVGSDANYPGVRAPNLFILTATPLAPHTAAEVEAAIYVELDRLKTEPVQAKELQKIVNNIDADLVRALRSNSGLASQLALYQTVAGDWRHVLKSRDRIAAVTPADIQRVARQYFTKSNRTVGTLVKYVRDKNLTAGNEVAR; from the coding sequence ATGATCACTCATGGTGCATGGTCGATGCGCAAGGTGTCCCTCGCCGTGGCGGTAGCGGTGAGTCTGAGTGTCGCTCCAAACCCGTCGATGGCCGAAGGGCCAAGTCTTGCCGACCGGGTGATCGAGCACAAACTAGCGAACGGCCTGACCGTCTTGATGGTCGAGCGCCATCAAACGCCGGTGGTCTCGATCAATATCACCTTCGGGGTGGGCGGGGTGAACGAACAGGTTGGCCAGACCGGGCTGGCCCACCTCTATGAGCACATGGCGTTCAAAGGCACGCGGACCGTCGGGACGAAGGACTACGAGAAAGAAAAGCTGACCCTCGACGAGCTGGCTCGTGCAGGGACTCTTCTCGACCGGTTGCAGCGCGAACTTGCCCAAAAGGGCCCTGCGGCGACGGCGGCCGAGCAAGCCGCGCTGGACGCCTTGCAGAAGCAGGTCGCCGACTTGCAGACGCAAGCGGGCCAATATGTCGTCGGCAACGAGGTGGCCTTGCTCTATCAGCGCCACGGTGGCGTGGGGCTCAATGCGTCCACCGGAAAAGATCTCACACGTTATACGATCAACCTTCCGGCCAACCGGCTGCCTGTCTGGGCGGCGATCGAAGCCGACCGGATGGCGAACCCGGTCCTCCGCGAATTCTACAAAGAACGCGGCGTGGTGATGGAAGAACGCCGCCTGCGCAACGACGACAGTCCGAACGGGCTTCTGTTCGAAACCTTTACCTCGGCGGCCTTTCGGGCGCATCCCTACGGCGTGCCGACCATTGGATGGGGGTCGGATATTCTGTCGCTGACACCGGCGGCCACCGAGGCCTTCTTCAAGACGTACTATGGACCGAACAATGCGACAATTGCGCTCGTGGGGGATATCGATCCGAAAGAAACGATTGCCTTGATCGAGAACACGTTCGGGAAAATTCCGGCGGCAAACGCCACGCCCGAGATTATGACCGTGGAGCCGGAGCAGCGGGGCGAGCGCCGTGTCGAAGTCGAATTCGATGCCGAGCCGATTGTTGCGATTGGGTATCATAAGCCCGGCCTGGGCCATCCCGACGACGAGGTCTTCGATGTCATCGATGAGATTTTGACTGATGGACTGACGTCCCGCCTGCAGACTGTTCTTGTCAGGGAGAAGCGGCTGGCGATGTCGGTCGGTTCCGATGCCAACTACCCCGGCGTCCGCGCTCCGAATCTCTTTATCCTCACTGCGACTCCGCTGGCGCCGCATACGGCGGCGGAGGTAGAGGCCGCGATCTACGTAGAGTTGGACCGGCTCAAGACCGAGCCGGTGCAGGCGAAAGAACTGCAAAAAATCGTCAATAACATCGACGCGGATCTGGTGCGGGCGCTGCGCTCGAATAGCGGTCTGGCGTCGCAGCTGGCGCTCTATCAAACGGTGGCGGGCGATTGGCGGCATGTCTTGAAATCCCGCGACCGGATCGCAGCTGTCACACCGGCCGATATTCAGCGGGTGGCCAGGCAGTATTTCACGAAGTCCAATCGAACCGTCGGCACGCTCGTCAAGTACGTGCGCGACAAGAATCTGACAGCGGGGAATGAGGTGGCGCGATGA
- a CDS encoding Insulinase family protein (MaGe:77307914), which yields MKTVGIERQAARGIGAGTVWFAGLAVMLASAVATGCASGPAASDPRTMTFKPVEFTPPEPDRVVLDNGMVVYLLEDHELPLITMTATMKTGAWLDPADKVGLAALTGALMRTGGGGGLTPEQVDEELEYFAGDVGVSIGHESGSASLDVLKKDLTRGLRIFSGLLRAPAFDQARVEIAKSQALEGIRRRQDNPGSVVGREFMKLLYGPDHPSAREASIASITGITRDDLAVFHRNTIHPNGIILGVTGDFQKADMLAALREAFGDWAKGAVPELKIADVPASRSESSAIRFVDKETSQTHLRVGHLTIRENDPDYVALAIANDILGGSSFRSRLFNDVRTKRGLAYSVGSRLMAGVHDQGVWLMRAETKQASTQEVVSRFIANIDRMRTELVTDQELAEAKEAYVNSFVFSFSSSSAIVSRLVSLEYDGLPKDFLQQVRDKVVALTKEEVLAAAKKHLHPDRLKVLAVGSGNTLPKALSTFGEVKEIKLSPEG from the coding sequence ATGAAGACGGTAGGAATCGAGAGACAAGCGGCGAGAGGAATTGGCGCAGGAACCGTATGGTTCGCTGGCCTGGCGGTCATGCTTGCTAGCGCGGTGGCCACCGGTTGCGCCAGCGGTCCGGCGGCGAGCGACCCGCGGACCATGACCTTCAAGCCGGTCGAGTTTACTCCGCCGGAGCCGGATCGCGTAGTGCTCGACAATGGCATGGTCGTGTACCTCCTGGAAGATCATGAGCTGCCGCTCATTACCATGACGGCCACGATGAAGACCGGCGCCTGGCTCGATCCAGCCGATAAGGTTGGTCTCGCGGCCCTCACGGGCGCGCTCATGCGGACCGGCGGCGGTGGCGGGCTCACGCCGGAACAGGTGGATGAAGAACTGGAATATTTCGCGGGGGATGTTGGGGTGTCGATCGGCCACGAATCCGGTTCCGCCTCGCTCGATGTGCTGAAGAAGGATCTGACGCGCGGGCTCCGGATTTTTTCCGGCCTGCTTCGGGCGCCGGCCTTCGACCAGGCGCGGGTCGAGATTGCGAAGTCGCAGGCGCTTGAGGGCATCCGGCGTCGCCAGGACAATCCCGGCTCCGTGGTGGGGCGAGAGTTCATGAAGTTGTTGTACGGCCCGGACCATCCGTCCGCGCGGGAAGCGTCCATCGCGTCGATTACCGGCATCACCCGTGACGATCTGGCGGTCTTTCACAGGAACACGATTCATCCCAACGGCATCATTCTAGGTGTGACCGGCGATTTCCAGAAAGCGGACATGCTGGCGGCGTTGCGCGAGGCGTTCGGCGATTGGGCCAAGGGCGCGGTGCCGGAGCTGAAGATTGCCGATGTGCCGGCCAGCCGGAGCGAGTCGTCAGCGATCCGGTTCGTCGACAAAGAGACCTCGCAGACGCATCTGCGGGTTGGTCATCTCACGATTCGGGAAAACGATCCCGACTACGTGGCGCTGGCGATTGCCAACGATATCCTGGGCGGAAGTTCGTTCCGGAGCCGGCTCTTCAACGATGTGCGCACGAAGCGCGGGCTGGCCTATTCGGTTGGCAGCCGCTTGATGGCGGGCGTCCACGATCAAGGCGTCTGGCTCATGCGGGCGGAGACGAAGCAGGCGTCCACGCAGGAAGTGGTGAGCCGGTTCATTGCCAACATCGACCGGATGCGGACTGAATTGGTGACGGACCAGGAGCTGGCCGAGGCGAAAGAGGCCTATGTCAATTCGTTCGTCTTCTCGTTCAGCAGCTCGTCGGCGATTGTCAGCCGCCTGGTGAGTTTGGAGTACGACGGACTGCCCAAGGATTTTCTTCAACAGGTGCGGGACAAAGTGGTCGCGCTCACGAAGGAAGAGGTGCTGGCGGCAGCGAAGAAGCACCTGCATCCGGACCGATTGAAGGTCCTCGCCGTTGGATCTGGCAACACATTGCCGAAAGCGCTCTCGACTTTCGGGGAAGTGAAAGAGATCAAGCTGTCGCCGGAAGGGTGA
- a CDS encoding MBL fold metallo-hydrolase (MaGe:77307915), whose amino-acid sequence MPLEDELCDILKKSRMGQGLSVVDLTRMTGLPGGDITALERGDRPRDRTEVRALANALGLRAEPLAQIAIEQWEPIAQHQPAWLETIHGSINGYGVQGYVIHDAGEALLIDTAYNAPGMIEFLSKHRLSLVGIGLTHGHADHADGIEQILQSYPAPVYLGAEDVELLSWRPPQSQLTTPVHGQAIVVGRLTVHCLMTPGHTPGGICYRVDDAQTPVCFVGDTLFAGSIGRSNPSTLYRTHLTSVRAAVLGLPPAYRLLPGHGPATTVEEELAHNPFYASVS is encoded by the coding sequence ATGCCGCTTGAAGACGAGTTGTGCGACATTCTGAAGAAGTCCCGCATGGGGCAGGGGTTGTCCGTGGTCGATCTCACGCGGATGACGGGCTTGCCCGGCGGCGATATCACGGCGCTGGAGCGTGGGGATCGCCCGCGTGATCGCACCGAGGTGCGCGCCTTGGCCAACGCCTTGGGCCTTCGAGCGGAGCCGCTCGCGCAGATCGCGATTGAGCAATGGGAGCCGATCGCTCAGCACCAGCCTGCTTGGCTGGAGACGATTCACGGATCGATCAATGGCTATGGCGTGCAGGGCTACGTCATTCATGACGCGGGCGAGGCGCTGCTGATCGATACGGCTTACAATGCGCCAGGGATGATCGAGTTTCTGTCTAAACACCGTCTGAGCCTGGTCGGCATCGGTCTGACGCATGGCCATGCGGATCATGCCGATGGGATCGAACAGATTCTTCAATCTTATCCGGCTCCGGTCTATCTGGGCGCTGAGGATGTGGAGTTGCTCAGTTGGCGGCCGCCTCAGTCGCAGTTGACGACACCGGTTCATGGACAGGCGATTGTGGTCGGCCGTTTGACCGTCCATTGCCTGATGACGCCGGGCCATACGCCCGGCGGGATCTGCTACCGGGTGGACGATGCGCAAACGCCGGTCTGTTTTGTGGGCGATACGTTGTTTGCGGGATCGATCGGCCGGTCGAATCCCAGCACACTCTATCGGACCCATCTGACATCCGTCAGGGCGGCGGTGCTCGGTCTGCCGCCGGCGTATCGCTTGTTGCCTGGTCATGGCCCCGCGACCACGGTCGAAGAAGAATTGGCTCATAACCCTTTCTACGCATCTGTATCATAA
- a CDS encoding Site-2 protease family protein (MaGe:77307916), with protein MNGDRQDVDADDADDLQESTFSRYILPVGLFGLTVFTTLWAGAYQDHPNLFHPFRGAWELLTERPGELVHGIPFAATLLLILVTHELAHYLYSKRHRVPASLPLFIPGLPLFVGTFGAIIRVRGQIVERKALFDIGISGPLAGFVVALVALVVGLHWSQVEIGISSTSPFYVGRSILIDWCIAFVFGDLPRGASVNLHPIAEAAWFGLFVTCLNLIPIGQLDGGHVAYALWGRRQRIIAFWVIPVLLVLGYFGWQGWWLWVFLSALLGVGHPPIPDPASPLGSTRIWLGRATVLLFFLIFTPFPIVVR; from the coding sequence ATGAACGGCGACCGGCAGGATGTAGACGCCGATGATGCGGACGATCTCCAAGAATCAACGTTTTCACGCTATATCCTACCGGTCGGCCTGTTCGGTCTGACGGTCTTTACCACGCTGTGGGCCGGCGCCTATCAAGACCATCCCAACTTGTTTCATCCGTTTCGCGGCGCCTGGGAACTGCTCACGGAGCGGCCCGGTGAACTGGTTCATGGAATTCCCTTTGCGGCCACGCTGCTTCTGATCCTTGTCACCCACGAGCTGGCGCATTATCTGTATTCGAAGCGGCATCGCGTTCCGGCGTCGCTTCCGCTCTTCATTCCCGGGTTGCCGCTGTTCGTGGGGACCTTTGGCGCGATCATTCGTGTGCGCGGGCAAATCGTCGAGCGGAAAGCGCTCTTCGATATCGGGATCTCCGGGCCCTTGGCCGGCTTTGTCGTCGCGCTGGTCGCGCTGGTGGTGGGCTTGCACTGGTCGCAGGTAGAGATCGGAATCAGTTCGACCAGCCCTTTCTATGTCGGACGCTCCATTCTGATCGACTGGTGCATTGCTTTTGTCTTTGGGGATTTGCCGAGGGGGGCGAGCGTCAATTTGCATCCGATTGCCGAGGCCGCCTGGTTCGGACTCTTCGTTACCTGCCTCAATCTGATTCCTATCGGACAACTTGACGGAGGCCATGTCGCCTACGCGCTTTGGGGCAGGCGGCAGCGAATCATCGCCTTCTGGGTTATTCCTGTCCTGCTGGTGCTCGGCTATTTCGGCTGGCAAGGATGGTGGTTGTGGGTGTTTCTCTCGGCGCTGCTCGGAGTCGGGCATCCACCGATTCCAGACCCAGCTTCTCCGCTAGGCTCGACGCGCATCTGGCTTGGGCGCGCGACCGTCCTTCTTTTCTTTCTCATCTTCACGCCATTCCCCATCGTCGTCCGCTAG